TTTTGTTCAAGAAATAGCGGTCATGGGAAATGAATAACAAGGTTCCTTCATACTCCAAAAGGGCCGATTCCAGTACTTCCTTGCTGTATAAGTCCAGATGGTTAGTCGGCTCATCAAGGATCAGGACATTTGCTTTTTGCAGCATTAATTTTGCCAGGGCTACCCGGGCCTTTTCCCCTCCGCTTAAAGCGGAAATCTTCTTAAGAACATCTTCGCCGCTGAACAGGAAGTTGCCCAGTACTGTACGAATACGGACTTCTTCCAGTTGGGGGAAATCATCCCAAAGCTCATTAAGCACTGTTTTTTCCGGATGCAATCCGGTCTGCTCCTGGTCATAATAACCGACTTTCACTCCCGTACCCCATTCTAAGGAACCCCTGTCTGGCTGATGCTGGCCGATCAATGTGCGCAGCAGGGTCGTTTTACCTACCCCGTTAGGTCCTATCAAGGCTGCGGTTTCGCCGCGGCGGAGCTGAAAAGAGATATGTTCGGCAAGCGTAATCCCGTCACCTACGGACAAGGCCAACTTTTTCACCTGCAGTACATCTTTACCGGAGGTTCTTTCCACTTCAAAAGAGAAGCTGGCCTTTTTGAGCTCTCCCAAGGGTTTTTCCAGTCTTTCCATTTTCTCCAGAGCTTTGCGCCGACTTTGGGCTCTTTTCGTAGTGGAAGCTCTCACCAGATTTTTTCTTATAAAATCTTCCATTTTAGAGATTTCTTCCTGCTGTTTTTCGAATTTTTTCATCTCGATAGCATATTCGGCGGCTTTCAATTCGATAAATTTGGAATAATTCCCCGTATAACGCCGTGACTGATGGCGTTCAATTTCATAGATTGTTCCCACCAGGGCATCCAGAAAGTAGCGGTCGTGAGAAACCACAAGAATAGCACCGGGGTATCCCTTCAGGTAATTTTCCAGCCAAGTTAACGTTTCGATGTCCAGGTGGTTGGTAGGCTCATCCAAAAGCAGAAGATCGGGCTCTTCCAGAAGCATTTTGGCTAAGGCAAGCCTCGTTTTTTGTCCTCCGCTCAGCGTATTGACAGGGGTTTCCGGAGCAAAGGAGCCGAATCCCATACCGTTCAGAATACCCCGTATTTTGGCTTCGATTTCATAGCCTCCATTTTCCCGGAACCATTCGGACTTCACCGCATATTTATCAAGAATCTCCTGATAGAGCTTTGGCTGGTCGTGCACGGCGGGGTCCGCTATTTTGCCCTCTAACTCGCGGAGTTCTATTTCCGTTTCCAGCAAAGAGGCAAATACACCAATCAGCTCTTCCCAAATACTTTTATCCGATTGCAGACCGGCCTGCTGTCTGAGATACCCGATCCGGGTTTCCTTGGCTTTAAAAATGCTTCCTTCATCGTATGAAAGCTCCCCTGCAATAATTTGCAACAGAGTCGATTTTCCCGCTCCGTTCACCCCTACGAGTCCGATCCGCTCCCTTTCTTCAATCTGCAGGGATATATTAGAGAGTACGGGGTCCGTTTCGAAACTTTTCGTTATTCCCGTTACTTGCAGCAGCATATGGCTACCTCCTTCAACTTGCCTCTTATCTATAAGAAAGGAGGCTTCCTTCATGTTGGTTTTGCCTATAGTGTACAGGAAAAAAGCGAAAACAAAAAGATTGTCTTCCATAGACGGAAGGATCATCCTGGAGTTTGAACCAGTTTTTTCAACTGTTGCCCGCTTGTGATAAAATAAAAGCGTTCAAGAAGAGGAAACCTCCATTTGGATGAAGAAATCCATTTATATAAAAGCCACTTTAGGAATTTGCTGATATAGAAAAAAGCGGAAGGCGATGAATATGCACATCAAGGTAGATAAGGCCAGGCTGAGAAAACAAGTGGAAGAGAAGCGCGCCCTGCTCACCGGAGAGACAAGGCGGCAGAAGGAAGAAAGCATAGGAACAGGGCTTATTTCTTTTTTACGCCGGTATTTAACCGGAAGACAGGACGAGTCCTCGCCTACTGTGCTTACCTACATGCCGTTCCGAACAGAGGCTGATGTAACTCTGGTTTTGGAATACGGATGGACGGAAGGCATCCGCATGGTTGTCCCCCGTGTTGAAAAAGAACAAAAACAAATGGCTTTCTACGTGATAAACAGCTATGATGATCTTGAGACAGGTATTTGGGGCATTCGTGAGCCCAGGACAAGCTTGCCGAGATTTGAAAATATGCAGGAACTAACCTTGATTCTGGTGCCCGGCTTGGCATTTGACCGTCAGGGGGGAAGGCTGGGATATGGCGGAGGTTATTATGACCGTCTTATCCATAAGATGAAACGGGACAAGTTCCGTATTCCCTATTTGCTTGCAGGGGCTTTTGACTGCCAGATTATTCCCCATGTTCCGGGAGCCTGGCATGATTTCCGTGTAGATACGATCATCACGGAGTCCCGCTGTCTGCACCCCGTCGGGAAGAGAAAGGAATGAATCCGATTTAATTATGAGTGATACATTTACCCATTTTAACGAACAGGGAAGAGCCAGAATGGTAGACGTTTCGGATAAAAAGGATACAAAGCGGACTGCAGTAGCCAAAACTACGCTAACCATGAACCCGGAAACTCTTCAAAAGATTAAAGAAGGGACTATGAAAAAAGGCGATGTTATGGCTGTGGCCCAGGTAGCCGGAATCATGGCCTCCAAAAAAACATCCGAGATTATTCCGATGTGCCATCCCATCTCTTTAAGCGGGGTTGATATAGCCTTCTCGGATGACGGTGACCGGCATTTGGAGATTACGGTCACTGTCCGCACAACCGGACCTACCGGAGTGGAAATGGAAGCATTGACGGCCGCTTCTGCTGCTGCTCTTACTGTATATGATATGTGCAAAGCAGTAGAGAAGGGGATGATAATAGGGCCTACGATTTTGCTTGAAAAGACAGGCGGAAAAAGTGATGATTTTCACAGGGGGAAATCACATACCCCGTCAGAGTAGAAGAAAGAGGTGAGTTTCATGAGCTGGAAGGTGGCTATCCTGACCGCTAGTGACCGTGGGTTCCGGGGCGAGCGCGAAGATACGAGTGCCCAGGTCATCCGCGAGCTTGTGGAAGAAGAAATTCAAGGCGAGATTATTGAGTATAGAGTGGTACCCGACGAAATGGATGAAATCATGGCAGCCCTTATAGAAATGACTGATTATCATAAAGCAGATTTGATCCTGACCACCGGAGGAACGGGACTGGGACCCAGAGATGTTACCCCTGAGGCAACGGTAAGTGTAATTGACAGAGAAGCGCCGGGATTTGCGGAAGCCATGCGCATGAAATCGGTGGAAAAAACCCCGAGAGCCATGTTGTCCCGGGCGGTATGCGGAATCCGGGGAAATACATTAATCGTTAATTTGCCCGGCAGTCCTAAGGGAGTACACGAGAACCTTGCTGTTATTATTGAACAGCTTCCCCATGCCTTAGGCATTCTTTCAGGGAGAGAGGGAGATCACGGATGAATAAGCAGATGCTTCGCGAGGTGAAGGTGGAGGAGGCCGTTGGCGCTATCCTCCCCCATGATTTGACACAAATTCTCCCCGGACAATTTAAAGGACGCCTCTTCAAGAAAGGCCACCGGATTACGGAGGAAGACATCCCTGCACTGTTGAGTATTGGAAAAGAGCATATTTACGTCATGGAACCGGAAGCAGGATACTTGCATGAGGATGAAGCTGCTTTACGGATGGCGGCCGCCATTCAAGACAGTCGGATGAGCATGACCGAACCCCATGAAGGAAAAGTGACGCTTCGCTCGTCCATTCACGGGCTCACTCATATAGATCCCGATTGGGTGCATAAAGTAAACTCGATAGAGAACATCGTCATGTCAACGCTTAAAGATTCGGTGGTGGTAGAGCCCGGACAGCCGGTTGCCGGAACCAGAATTATCCCCCTCTATATAGAAGAAACCCGGATTGAGCAGATTGAGGAAACAGTACGGACATATAGGGAGAAGCATGGATGCAGCCCGGTACGGGTAGAGCCTTTTCTGAATCTGAAAGTAGGCCTGATTACAACAGGCAGTGAAGTGTATAAAGGCCGGATTCAGGACAAGTTCGGCCCGGTTGTAAGACGGAAGGTGGCTGAACTGGGGTCTGAGGTGGTTGAGCAGCGTCTGGCTCCTGACGAAGCGGACATCATTTCAAGGTATATTTTGGAACTTGCTGACGGGGATATCGACCTGATTCTTGTTACAGGGGGCATGTCCGTAGATCCGGACGACCGGACACCGGGGGCTATCAGACAAACAGGCGCCCGGGTGGTGAATTATGGAACACCTATGCTGCCGGGTTCCATGCTAATGATGGCCTATCTTGGTGATGTTCCCGTTATGGGGTTGCCCGGATGCGTGATGCACGATCCTTACACTTCCTTCGATGTTCTGCTTCCCCGCATTTGTGCAGGCCGGGTTATCCGGCGTGAGGAAATTACAGGGCTTGGGTATGGCGGATTACAAGGATGTTAGTTTCTACTGAACTTAATAAGGTGGGATAACATTGAATATCGGTTTTTCTGAAGTAATACTGCTGATTATTGTCGGTTTGCTGCTGTTTGGACCGAAAAAACTGCCGGAGCTGGGAAGGGCTTTTGGCAAAACTCTAAAAGAATTCAAAGATGCTATACATGGATTGGTCGACGATCCCAATACAGGACCAAAAGACACTTCTGCGATTTCACCGTCCCAAAAGAACGAGGGAGAGTCTGAATCTGTAGAGAAGCCGGCGGAAAAGCCTGCAGATACCCGGCGCCTGCCGGATTAATGGCGGAACTAAATAGCAAACCGGAAGGAAGTAGTGGTACAACCATGAGTTCAAAGGATAATATGGGATTTATGGACCATTTGCAGGAACTGCGCAAACGATTAATGTGGGTGATAGCCTGCCTTTTGTTTGGCCTGGTAATAGGGCTTATCTGTGCGAAACCGGTTATTTTGTTTTTGAAAGAAGCGCCTCCTGCCAATACGATTACATGGAACGTATTTTCTCCTTGGGATGCCCTTAAGCTTTACATGAATGTAGGCCTTATCGTGGGGATTTTAATTACATTGCCTGTTGCCATGTATCACCTGTGGGCGTTTGTAAAGCCCGGGCTTAGGGAAGTAGAACAAAAAGCTACAGTTAAATACATTCCGTTCGCTTTCCTTCTGTTTGTGATGGGACTTGCCTTCGGCTATTACGTTGTCTTTCCTCTCGCTTTTCACTTTACTACGGCCATAAGCAAAAGCCTGGACATTCAGGAAATGTACGGGGCTGCCCAATATTTTTCGTTTATGTTTAACATCATTTTGCCGCTTTCACTATTGTTTGAGCTGCCTATTATCGTGCTTTTTTTGACAAAATTGCGCATACTCAATCCGGCAAGACTCGGCAAATTCAGAAGGATTGCTTACATGGTGCTGGTCATTTTGTCGACGATCATTACCCCGCCGGATGCCCTTTCAGCCATTTTAGTGGCGATTCCGCTTATTCTTCTCTATGAGGCAAGCGTTGTACTTTCCCGTGTTATCTACCGTAAGCAGCTGATTGATGATGCCAAATGGGAAGAGGATTTCGTTCAAAATGCCTGACAGCCTGTGCTGGAAAGGTGTTCAGGCTGTCAGGCATTTTGCGTATTCGATTGTAACAATGGGGACTGGCCACCCGCTTTGCAGTACTTCAATGGGCGCCCGGGAGGGGGTCCGCGTTTATCTTACGGTTGAACCAATCTTCACCGGGCTAAACGGACCCGATGCGGATTATTTTGAAAAAATGTTGCTCAACCACTTGCAAAGTAGCTTCAAAATCATTATCATAATAATTGTTGTTAGCACTTGATATGTATGAGTGCTAAAAACAACTTCATCTAAATAAAATGAATCGAAACATAACACTAAAGGAGGCTATTTCTCATGATCAAACCGTTGGGTGATCGCGTAGTCATTGAAGCCATTGCGAAAGAGGAGACCACCGCAAGTGGCATCGTACTTCCGGAAACAGCAAAAGAAAAGCCGCAAGAAGGTAAAGTTGTTGCTGTTGGCAGCGGAACTTTGAAGGATGGAGAGCGTATTGCGCTGGAAGTGAAAGAAGGCGACCGCGTTATTTTCTCCAAATACGCAGGCACTGAAGTGAAATACGATGGCCGTGAACTGTTGATTATGCGTGAAAGCGACATTCTTGCTGTATTAGCCTAATTTAGCACACATACATCGAACGTGATCCGGGATGAGATCGTATCCGGAATGAATATTCTATTAACCATAACTTAGGGAGGGTTTTATCCATGGCAAAAGATATTAAGTTCAGTGAAGACGCTCGCCGTGCGATGCTTCGTGGGGTCGACGCTTTAGCAGATGCAGTTAAAGTAACGCTTGGACCAAAAGGTCGCAACGTAGTTCTTGAGAAAAAATTCGGCAGCCCGCTCATCACTAACGACGGTGTAACCATTGCCAAAGAAATTGAGCTGGAAGATGCTTTCGAAAACATGGGAGCTCAACTGGTTAAAGAAGTAGCAACCAAAACTAACGATGTAGCAGGTGATGGTACTACTACCGCAACTGTACTGGCTCAGGCTATGATCACGGAAGGTCTGAAAAACGTGACTGCCGGTGCAAATCCGATGGTGGTCCGCAAAGGTATTGACAAAGCGGTTCGTGCTGCTGTTGAAGAACTCCAAAAAATTGCTAAACCTATCGAAGGCAAGCAAAACATTGCACAAGTTGCGGCCATCTCAGCTGCAGATGACGAAGTAGGCGAACTGATCGCTGAAGCTATGGAAAAAGTTGGAAAAGATGGTGTTATCACGGTTGAAGAATCCAAAGGATTCGCTACGGAAATGGAAATCGTAGAAGGTATGCAGTTTGACCGCGGTTACGTCTCTCCTTACATGATTACAGACACAGACAAGATGGAAGCTGTTCTTGAAAATCCTTACATCTTGATTACAGATAAAAAGATCTCCAACATTCAGGAAATTCTGCCTGTGCTTGAAAAAGTAGTACAGCAAGGTAAAGCTCTGCTGATCATTGCTGAAGATGTTGAAGGTGAAGCACAAGCTACACTGATCGTCAATAAACTGCGTGGTACGTTCACTTGCGTAGCAGTTAAAGCTCCTGGATTTGGTGACCGCCGCAAAGCTATGCTTCAAGACATTGCTGCTCTGACCGGGGGACAAGTGATTACCGAAGAACTTGGATTAGACCTGAAATCCACTGCAATCGACCAATTGGGTAGCGCACGTCAAGTTCGCGTAACCAAAGAAAACACCATTATTGTTGACGGTGCTGGCGACAAGAAAGATATTGAAGCCCGCATTAACCAAATCCGTGCTCAACTGGAAGAAACCACTTCCGAATTTGATAAAGAAAAACTGCAAGAGCGTCTGGCTAAACTGGCTGGCGGTGTAGGCGTAATCAAAGTAGGTGCAGCTACTGAAACTGAGCTGAAAGAACGTAAACTCCGCATTGAAGATGCTCTGAACGCTACTCGTGCAGCTGTGGAAGAAGGTATCGTTGCTGGTGGTGGTACTGCCCTGGTGAACGTATACAATGCTGTTGCCGCAGTTAAAGCTGAAGGCGACGAAAAAACAGGTGTTAACATCGTACTTCGTGCACTGGAAGAGCCTGTACGTACAATCGCAGCAAATGCAGGACAAGAAGGTTCTGTAATTGTAGAACGCCTGAAGAAAGAAGCATTAGGCATTGGATACAACGCAGCAACTGGCGAATGGGTAAATATGCTGGAACAAGGTATTGTTGACCCTGCTAAAGTTACTCGTTCCGCTCTGCAAAATGCAGCATCCGTAGCGGCTATGTTCCTGACTACTGAAGCTGTCATCGCTGACAAACCTGAAAAAGAAAAACCAGCTATGCCTGACATGGGCGGCATGGGTGGAATGGGCGGCATGATGTAATAAACATCATAAAGCCTTGATTTATCAATGCTTTTTCAGATGTTACTCCGCGTTGTGTAACAAAAGGGTAACATCGGGAACAAAAAGATTAGAGGTTTTCCATGAGTCGAGCAAACTTTTGGGAAGCCTCTTTTTCCATTTCTTTTGTTACGTGCAAGTAAATATTTTTTGTAGTGTCTTCGTCTTTGTGTCCTAATCGCTCCATAACTTCAGGTAAACTAACTCCAGCTTCAGCTAGCAGAGATGTATGTGTATGACGGAGCGAATGGGGAGTTAGCTCTAGGAGTTCTTTATTTAATCCAGCGATTTTCAATAATCGCCTCATTCTGTTTTCAATTGTTTTGATTAATTCCGGATAACCTGGATATCCGTCCATTTTATCAAAAACAAAGTCCTCATCGTGATAAGTATCCCTATATCTCATTCGAACCTGTTTTTGTAATGGACAGTGCTCTTCAAGAACAGCCAGGACTTTTGGATCAATATCAATAGTTCTTCTGGATGTTGCTGTTTTAGGTGGAACCAATTGATATTTCTTTATATTGTTTGTAGGGTTGTAGTATGTTTTAGTAATTTTTTCAGGCAGTTGGCTAGCTCAAACGGGTCAGTAGTTTTATATCTACGTATAAGCTACCTTATGATTTTATCCATTCCCTACCCTCCGATTATTAATCATCGATAGGCTTTCTTTTATTTTTTTCTTTGCATCCCAAAAAATGGCTTCCATTACCCTTTTTACTTTCTCTCGGTTTTCATCATCTATAGGTACTCCATCAAACATGATCGGAATGTCTTCCTCAAGCATTTTTTTGAAATCACGCTTGTCTTTAGAGGAAGCCCATTCAGGAATATCTCCTTCTTCGTTATCGTTTCCAGTGAAGTAGTCTAGAGGTTTTCCGAAATAATCTGCTATAGCCTGTAAAGTACTCACTTGGGGTTTTTGTTCTGCCATTCAAAATCTGAGTCAAAGTTGTATATGGAATTCCTGTATCCTTAGATAGTTTGTATCTGCTAACTCCTTGCTTTTTCATTACTTCTTCTATTTTTTCTGGAATACCCACTTTATTGGATCAACAAAGGCTACGTGAAAAGAAATACGGATGCGGATGAGTAAGGGAATGAATCAATCGCAAGAACAAAGAGTAAGGGAAATTTTTCGGGAAGAGTTTGAAAAAAAAGAAGCCGCAACAAAGGCGGCGTTAGAAATAAAAGCAACTATTACGATTACTCATCCTGTTAATCTCCAATTGATAAGCCAACAATTGAATCAACAAACAAAATCATTTTTGAAAGAAAGTGGCTTTTACCCTCATGGGTCATGACTTTAGCATTACCAAGAATAAAACATTTATCGTTTATATTCGAATTCTCGTCATCCATAAAATCGCTAGCATTTTTTAACGTATTAGCGAACAGAAAAGAAATTATATCCTCTTGGTCTGTAAGTTCTTTAGGTTGGAAATTTGGTGAAATGATTTCTTCCGCTTCTATGAAAGTTGAGTCCGTATAATTGTGTAAAAAGCTAGGTTCCAAAAAATGAAAGGAGCCATATTCATAGCCCTCAGTTAGAATAATGTTGGGACACAAAATTCTAAATATACGAGGTGTTATGAAATGGCTCAATACCAGATTAACGTAGATTCGCAGCTTTTGCATCAACTATTTTTGGGAAATTCTCAGGATGCGGGTGTAGCCAAGCTGCTCGAGTCTGTACTGAACCAAGTCTTACAAGCACAGGTGAGTGAACAAGTGGAAGCAGATCGTTATGAACGAACAGAGAATCGAAAAGCGTACCGGAATGGATCGTATCCACATGGGCTGCATACGCGGGTGGGAACCATTACACTAAGTGTTCCGCGCATCCGTGGTGGGAAGTTCACGACAGAGCTCTTTAGTCGTTACCAGAGAAGTGAACAAGCGTTAATCTTAGCGATGATGGAAATGGTCGTAAACGGCGTCTCTACGCGTAAAGTCTCGCAAGTAACCGAAGAACTCTGCGGAACCGAGTTTTCTAAATCCACTGTTTCAGACCTTTGTAAGCGGCTGGATCCCATCGTAACTGCTTGGAATAATCGAAGCCTGGCAGACAGCCTCTTTCCGTTTGTTCTCGTAGATGCGATGTATCTCAAGGTCCGTGAAGACGGTCGTGTACGCTCACGAGGCATCATGATTGCCATTGGTGTAAACACCGAGGGCTATCGTGAAGTCCTTGGCCTGATGCTGGGTGACACAGAATCTGAAGCAAGCTGGAGTGAGTTTTTCAGCTCTCTAAAAGGACGTGGATTACGAGGTGTGGATCTCATTACCTCCGACGATCATGGCGGCCTTGTACGCGCGGTACGGCAGCAGCTGCAAGGGGTAACATGGCAGCGATGCCAGACTCACTTCACGCGAAATGTATTAGAAGCCTCACCCAAAGCCTTGAAGGATGAGATCCATGGCCGTCTACGGTCGATTCTAGATGCTCCTGATACTGGAACGGCAAGGTTTTTATTAAAACAGACCTTAGCGGCTTATGAAGATAAGGCGGGTAAGGCGATGGGCGTGCTGGAAAGCGGATTTGACGATGCTACCGCCGTCTTAATGCTGCCAGAGCGTTACCGAAAACGGCTGCGCACGACAAATAGCGTTGAGCGTCTCAACGAAGAGGTTAGACGCCGGGAACGTGTCATTCGCATCTTCCCAAACCGTGAATCCGTGATTCGTCTTATTGGTGCTCTATTGATGGAACAGGATGAAAAATGGGCAGCCGGCAAGAAATATCTCGACATGACCGAGTACATGGAATGGCGGAAGGATCGGCCAAAGTCCGATGCCAAAGTGACTCGCATTATGTAGCACAGTCTAGCTGAGGGAATTTACACACGAATTTGGACTTGATCTCTATGAATCCAAAGTTTGTTACAAAAACAATATTTAACTTATTTGGGGATGTAATAAGTTCAAGTTTCCCTTTATGGAGCACCCGTACTTCGGCTACCGACGTATGACACGATTCCTTCGAGATCAGGGCTTTGAGATTAATTATAAGCGCGTACGTCGGCCTATGCAGTTCATGGGGCTTGAGGCGATCTATCCGAAGCCGAACCTGAGCAAACGCCTTCACGCCAAATACACCCGTCCTTACCTGCTGCGCAGTTTAACCATTGACCGGCCGAATCAGGTCTGAGGAACCGACATTACGTATCTGCGGATGGGGAAGGGAATCATGTACCTGTTTAATATCTTCGATTAGTACAGCCGTAAAGTGATCAACTATGAACTGTCCAGCACGCTCGAGAAAAGCTTTGTTCTTAAGTGCCTCAAACGCGCATTCAGCCGTTGCAAACCAGAGATGATGAATAGTGATCAAGGCTCTCATTTCACCAATGCTGATTATCTGGAATTGCTAGAGAAAGAAGGCATCAAGGTGTCAATGGATGGTAAAGGCCGGGCAAGGGACAATAGCCGAACAGAGCGCTACTTTCGATCCCTCAAATAGGAATGTATTTATTTAAATGAATTTGAAGACCCT
This Paenibacillus larvae subsp. larvae DNA region includes the following protein-coding sequences:
- the moaC gene encoding cyclic pyranopterin monophosphate synthase MoaC, whose translation is MSDTFTHFNEQGRARMVDVSDKKDTKRTAVAKTTLTMNPETLQKIKEGTMKKGDVMAVAQVAGIMASKKTSEIIPMCHPISLSGVDIAFSDDGDRHLEITVTVRTTGPTGVEMEALTAASAAALTVYDMCKAVEKGMIIGPTILLEKTGGKSDDFHRGKSHTPSE
- a CDS encoding 5-formyltetrahydrofolate cyclo-ligase, translated to MHIKVDKARLRKQVEEKRALLTGETRRQKEESIGTGLISFLRRYLTGRQDESSPTVLTYMPFRTEADVTLVLEYGWTEGIRMVVPRVEKEQKQMAFYVINSYDDLETGIWGIREPRTSLPRFENMQELTLILVPGLAFDRQGGRLGYGGGYYDRLIHKMKRDKFRIPYLLAGAFDCQIIPHVPGAWHDFRVDTIITESRCLHPVGKRKE
- a CDS encoding ABC-F family ATP-binding cassette domain-containing protein, with the translated sequence MLLQVTGITKSFETDPVLSNISLQIEERERIGLVGVNGAGKSTLLQIIAGELSYDEGSIFKAKETRIGYLRQQAGLQSDKSIWEELIGVFASLLETEIELRELEGKIADPAVHDQPKLYQEILDKYAVKSEWFRENGGYEIEAKIRGILNGMGFGSFAPETPVNTLSGGQKTRLALAKMLLEEPDLLLLDEPTNHLDIETLTWLENYLKGYPGAILVVSHDRYFLDALVGTIYEIERHQSRRYTGNYSKFIELKAAEYAIEMKKFEKQQEEISKMEDFIRKNLVRASTTKRAQSRRKALEKMERLEKPLGELKKASFSFEVERTSGKDVLQVKKLALSVGDGITLAEHISFQLRRGETAALIGPNGVGKTTLLRTLIGQHQPDRGSLEWGTGVKVGYYDQEQTGLHPEKTVLNELWDDFPQLEEVRIRTVLGNFLFSGEDVLKKISALSGGEKARVALAKLMLQKANVLILDEPTNHLDLYSKEVLESALLEYEGTLLFISHDRYFLNKIAERMLEMSPSGVTNYLGNYDDYVEKKAELEELASEQQAGESFKKTKEGAKQEKGASYEADKQAKREERSRLRRLEQLEKQIADLEREVKALEEELALPDVFNDYKLVQEKNAAMEEKNEELARYYAEWESLMA
- the tatA gene encoding twin-arginine translocase TatA/TatE family subunit; its protein translation is MNIGFSEVILLIIVGLLLFGPKKLPELGRAFGKTLKEFKDAIHGLVDDPNTGPKDTSAISPSQKNEGESESVEKPAEKPADTRRLPD
- the groL gene encoding chaperonin GroEL (60 kDa chaperone family; promotes refolding of misfolded polypeptides especially under stressful conditions; forms two stacked rings of heptamers to form a barrel-shaped 14mer; ends can be capped by GroES; misfolded proteins enter the barrel where they are refolded when GroES binds) produces the protein MAKDIKFSEDARRAMLRGVDALADAVKVTLGPKGRNVVLEKKFGSPLITNDGVTIAKEIELEDAFENMGAQLVKEVATKTNDVAGDGTTTATVLAQAMITEGLKNVTAGANPMVVRKGIDKAVRAAVEELQKIAKPIEGKQNIAQVAAISAADDEVGELIAEAMEKVGKDGVITVEESKGFATEMEIVEGMQFDRGYVSPYMITDTDKMEAVLENPYILITDKKISNIQEILPVLEKVVQQGKALLIIAEDVEGEAQATLIVNKLRGTFTCVAVKAPGFGDRRKAMLQDIAALTGGQVITEELGLDLKSTAIDQLGSARQVRVTKENTIIVDGAGDKKDIEARINQIRAQLEETTSEFDKEKLQERLAKLAGGVGVIKVGAATETELKERKLRIEDALNATRAAVEEGIVAGGGTALVNVYNAVAAVKAEGDEKTGVNIVLRALEEPVRTIAANAGQEGSVIVERLKKEALGIGYNAATGEWVNMLEQGIVDPAKVTRSALQNAASVAAMFLTTEAVIADKPEKEKPAMPDMGGMGGMGGMM
- a CDS encoding IS256 family transposase: MAQYQINVDSQLLHQLFLGNSQDAGVAKLLESVLNQVLQAQVSEQVEADRYERTENRKAYRNGSYPHGLHTRVGTITLSVPRIRGGKFTTELFSRYQRSEQALILAMMEMVVNGVSTRKVSQVTEELCGTEFSKSTVSDLCKRLDPIVTAWNNRSLADSLFPFVLVDAMYLKVREDGRVRSRGIMIAIGVNTEGYREVLGLMLGDTESEASWSEFFSSLKGRGLRGVDLITSDDHGGLVRAVRQQLQGVTWQRCQTHFTRNVLEASPKALKDEIHGRLRSILDAPDTGTARFLLKQTLAAYEDKAGKAMGVLESGFDDATAVLMLPERYRKRLRTTNSVERLNEEVRRRERVIRIFPNRESVIRLIGALLMEQDEKWAAGKKYLDMTEYMEWRKDRPKSDAKVTRIM
- a CDS encoding tyrosine-type recombinase/integrase → MVPPKTATSRRTIDIDPKVLAVLEEHCPLQKQVRMRYRDTYHDEDFVFDKMDGYPGYPELIKTIENRMRRLLKIAGLNKELLELTPHSLRHTHTSLLAEAGVSLPEVMERLGHKDEDTTKNIYLHVTKEMEKEASQKFARLMENL
- the tatC gene encoding twin-arginine translocase subunit TatC; translation: MSSKDNMGFMDHLQELRKRLMWVIACLLFGLVIGLICAKPVILFLKEAPPANTITWNVFSPWDALKLYMNVGLIVGILITLPVAMYHLWAFVKPGLREVEQKATVKYIPFAFLLFVMGLAFGYYVVFPLAFHFTTAISKSLDIQEMYGAAQYFSFMFNIILPLSLLFELPIIVLFLTKLRILNPARLGKFRRIAYMVLVILSTIITPPDALSAILVAIPLILLYEASVVLSRVIYRKQLIDDAKWEEDFVQNA
- a CDS encoding MogA/MoaB family molybdenum cofactor biosynthesis protein — encoded protein: MSWKVAILTASDRGFRGEREDTSAQVIRELVEEEIQGEIIEYRVVPDEMDEIMAALIEMTDYHKADLILTTGGTGLGPRDVTPEATVSVIDREAPGFAEAMRMKSVEKTPRAMLSRAVCGIRGNTLIVNLPGSPKGVHENLAVIIEQLPHALGILSGREGDHG
- a CDS encoding helix-turn-helix domain-containing protein → MKKQGVSRYKLSKDTGIPYTTLTQILNGRTKTPSEYFTGYSRLFRKTSRLLHWKR
- a CDS encoding DDE-type integrase/transposase/recombinase; its protein translation is MINYELSSTLEKSFVLKCLKRAFSRCKPEMMNSDQGSHFTNADYLELLEKEGIKVSMDGKGRARDNSRTERYFRSLK
- a CDS encoding molybdopterin-binding protein, translating into MNKQMLREVKVEEAVGAILPHDLTQILPGQFKGRLFKKGHRITEEDIPALLSIGKEHIYVMEPEAGYLHEDEAALRMAAAIQDSRMSMTEPHEGKVTLRSSIHGLTHIDPDWVHKVNSIENIVMSTLKDSVVVEPGQPVAGTRIIPLYIEETRIEQIEETVRTYREKHGCSPVRVEPFLNLKVGLITTGSEVYKGRIQDKFGPVVRRKVAELGSEVVEQRLAPDEADIISRYILELADGDIDLILVTGGMSVDPDDRTPGAIRQTGARVVNYGTPMLPGSMLMMAYLGDVPVMGLPGCVMHDPYTSFDVLLPRICAGRVIRREEITGLGYGGLQGC
- the groES gene encoding co-chaperone GroES: MIKPLGDRVVIEAIAKEETTASGIVLPETAKEKPQEGKVVAVGSGTLKDGERIALEVKEGDRVIFSKYAGTEVKYDGRELLIMRESDILAVLA